Proteins from a genomic interval of Fusarium oxysporum Fo47 chromosome I, complete sequence:
- a CDS encoding fungal-specific transcription factor domain-containing protein → MPKKVERTRTFTGCRTCRSRHAKCDEAQPECGTCKRLGLVCGGYGARLFWIRDDAVRPELQQSHRGSEYRYPLFSESERRLMSDELKGSLGKRTALALLADIDSACEKSDVGDALMKGPFGVFQSVEEKELTLDMIECSPDTNTDNTSTSMYAETDGFIEEIQRTDWPDQLPDDDLDIFTHSLDPSFNINSEEMTAGDQMHMHDSMANFFVDDPIGAEGLALFSPGFISQVMGNDTTAQEENIDPGLQASMSEVVPYPRNITSHSGLPEEAEPLLRHYRQHIAGQRSTMQAKRKSPWEIIFLPCALETFAELSLWNEASHTRSSIFYTLLAHSALQLHMSKAPNSLSADWEEIGLKNHERAQNHLRQALQHEMFGPRQASYKELLMAILAMAMTSLHNGARAFRIFLLDAERLIRLRGLAHQAQNPFKSRLLHHMYTHLRVIAESISLWSEPLPESSSEIQGREQFRTFRITEEGLNIGLDPAQEKTDELGYNDIHLEVQGRWTQTLYPVIYGIPESLMTLLSQTVSLSNEKNRLETVARCNPSISEALSKHTKTLENRIWAWPSTLDPTEPVKMPTGDEDLVRHPQVRSMTLAIHQALVIYFYRRVYDMNAMILQDLVRKTLEYLEPCLSELIDDQDFATSLAWPAFVAACEAVSPDLQERALKCLGVTDDKGVYFTNRPAGVVVPLIWERRKQSGDWTTSWQSLVQESLA, encoded by the exons ATGCCCAAAAAAGTCGAACGAACACGTACCTTCACAGGCTGTCGAACCTGTCGTTCGCGCCACGCAAAATGCGACGAGGCTCAGCCCGAATGTGGGACCTGTAAACGACTGGGGCTTGTCTGTGGAGGCTACGGAGCACGGCTGTTTTGGATTAGGGATGATGCTGTCAGGCCGGAGTTGCAGCAGAGTCATCGGGGCTCGGAGTATCGGTATCCACTATTCTCCG AGAGTGAGAGACGTTTGATGAGTGATGAGTTGAAGGGGAGTTTGGGGAAGAGGACGGCGTTGGCGTTGTTGGCGGATATTGATTCTGCGTGTGAGAAGagtgatgttggagatgcGTTGATGAAAGGTCCTTTTGGAGTCTTCCAGTctgttgaggagaaggagttgACGTTGGATATGATTGAGTGTTCTCCGGATACTAACACTGATAACACATCGACGAGCATGTATGCCGAGACTGATGGTTTCATTGAAGAGATTCAACGAACAGACTGGCCAGATCAACTGCCTGATGATGACCTGGATATCTTTACACATTCGTTGGATCCgagcttcaacatcaactctGAAGAGATGACAGCGGGTGATCAGATGCATATGCATGATTCTATGGCAAACTTCTTTGTCGATGATCCAATAGGAGCTGAAGGACTGGCACTCTTCAGCCCAGGCTTCATATCTCAAGTCATGGGCAACGACACTACTGCACAAGAAGAGAATATCGACCCTGGACTTCAAGCTTCAATGAGCGAAGTCGTTCCATACCCAAGAAACATCACAAGCCACTCCGGCcttccagaagaagcagagccATTACTCCGCCACTACAGGCAACACATCGCCGGCCAACGCTCAACCATGCAAGCAAAACGCAAGTCCCCATGGGAAATTATCTTTCTTCCTTGTGCCCTCGAGACATTTGCTGAGCTATCACTCTGGAACGAAGCTTCTCATACCCGCTCTTCGATCTTTTATACTCTGCTTGCTCATAGTGCACTGCAACTTCACATGTCCAAGGCACCGAATTCTTTATCGGCGGATTGGGAAGAAATTGGATTGAAGAATCATGAACGAGCGCAGAACCATCTCCGGCAGGCGCTGCAGCATGAGATGTTTGGGCCGAGACAAGCGAGTTACAAGGAGCTTCTGATGGCTATCCtcgccatggccatgacTTCG TTACACAACGGAGCGCGCGCATTCCgtatcttcctcctcgatGCAGAACGCCTCATCCGTCTGCGCGGTCTAGCACACCAAGCCCAAAATCCCTTCAAATCACGTCTTCTGCACCATATGTACACTCATCTTCGTGTGATCGCAGAGAGCATATCCCTCTGGAGTGAACCTCTGCCCGAAAGCTCTTCAGAGATCCAAGGCCGTGAGCAATTCCGAACATTCCGTATCACAGAAGAGGGTTTGAACATAGGTCTTGATCCCgctcaagaaaagaccgATGAGCTTGGATACAATGACATCCATCTTGAAGTCCAAGGACGCTGGACTCAAACACTTTATCCGGTTATTTACGGCATTCCTGAGTCTCTTATGACACTGCTATCGCAGACTGTGTCTTTATCTAATGAGAAGAATCGTCTGGAAACTGTCGCGCGCTGCAACCCCTCTATATCAGAAGCCCTCTCCAAACACACCAAAACCCTCGAAAACCGAATCTGGGCATGGCCCTCGACCCTCGATCCCACTGAACCCGTCAAAATGCCCACAGGGGACGAAGACCTCGTCCGCCATCCTCAAGTCCGCTCCATGACACTCGCAATCCATCAAGCTCTGGTGATCTACTTCTACCGAAGAGTGTACGACATGAACGCCATGATCTTGCAAGACCTGGTGCGAAAGACATTGGAGTATCTTGAGCCGTGTTTAAGTGAGTTGATCGATGACCAGGATTTTGCTACGAGCTTGGCGTGGCCTGCTTTTGTGGCGGCTTGTGAAGCTGTGAGCCCGGATTTGCAGGAACGAGCGCTGAAATGTTTGGGGGTTACGGATGATAAGGGGGTTTATTTTACGAATAGGCCGGCGGGGGTTGTTGTGCCGCTGATTTGGGAGAGGAGAAAGCAGTCTGGGGATTGGACCACTAGTTGGCAGAGTCTTGTGCAGGAAAGTCTAGCATAG